In Heliangelus exortis chromosome Z, bHelExo1.hap1, whole genome shotgun sequence, a genomic segment contains:
- the RPS23 gene encoding small ribosomal subunit protein uS12 encodes MGKCRGLRTARKLRSHRRDQKWHDKQYKKAHLGTALKANPFGGASHAKGIVLEKVGVEAKQPNSAIRKCVRVQLIKNGKKITAFVPNDGCLNFIEENDEVLVAGFGRKGHAVGDIPGVRFKVVKVANVSLLALYKGKKERPRS; translated from the exons ATGG GGAAGTGTCGAGGTCTTCGCACCGCCCGGAAGCTTCGCAGCCATCGTCGCGACCAGAAGTGGCACGATAAGCAGTACAAGAAGGCCCATCTGGGCACGGCGCTGAAAGCCAACCCCTTCGGCGGTGCCTCCCACGCCAAGGGGATCGTCCTGGAGAAAGT TGGAGTGGAAGCTAAACAGCCCAACTCTGCCATCAGGAAGTGTGTCAGAGTGCAGCTGATCAagaatggcaaaaaaataacagcttttgTTCCCAACGATGGCTGCCTGAACTTCATTGAG GAGAACGATGAGGTCCTGGTTGCTGGGTTTGGGCGGAAGGGTCACGCAGTTGGTGACATCCCTGGAGTCCGCTTCAAGGTTGTCAAAGTCGCCAATGTTTCCCTGCTGGCCTTGTACAAGGGCAAGAAAGAGAGACCAAGATCataa